The Candidatus Limnocylindria bacterium genome contains a region encoding:
- a CDS encoding FAD-dependent oxidoreductase, whose product MSETVYDAIVAGLGAHGSAAAYHLAKRGQSVLGFDRFARGHTLASFGGLSRIIRLSYYEHTSYVPLLERAWDLWRELERDSGETLLTQIGGLYMGPPEGELVSGSLASARLHDLAHEVLDNAELRRRYPLFEIDREWIGLFDAQAGWLAPERAVETHLRLAER is encoded by the coding sequence CCGTGTACGACGCGATCGTCGCGGGCCTCGGCGCGCATGGCAGCGCCGCCGCGTATCACCTCGCGAAGCGCGGGCAGAGCGTGCTCGGGTTCGATCGCTTCGCGCGCGGACACACGCTCGCGTCGTTCGGCGGCCTCTCGCGCATCATCCGCCTCTCCTACTACGAGCACACGAGCTACGTCCCGCTCCTCGAACGCGCGTGGGACCTCTGGCGCGAGCTTGAGCGCGACAGCGGAGAGACGCTGCTCACACAGATTGGCGGCCTGTATATGGGACCGCCGGAGGGCGAGCTGGTGTCGGGTTCGCTCGCGAGCGCGCGGCTGCACGACCTCGCGCACGAAGTGCTCGACAACGCGGAGCTCAGGCGACGGTATCCGCTCTTCGAGATCGATCGCGAATGGATCGGCCTCTTCGATGCGCAGGCCGGCTGGCTCGCTCCCGAGCGTGCTGTCGAAACGCATCTCCGGCTCGCCGAGCG